Genomic segment of Rhodocaloribacter litoris:
CTCTGTTTCTTCGATACCGCGCGGCAACGCCCCGTGCCGGCCCCGGCCGCCGTCACCGAAGTCTTCGCACGGGCCCTAGCCGCCACCGGAATCGCCCCCTGACCCGCCCGCCGGCCTGAACCCCTGAAAACAGGCGGGGCCGCACACCACCGGATACCCGGCCGTATGCGGCCCCCTCCGCTTCGAAGGGACTTCCCCCGGAAACGGTCCTCTATGTCAATGGGTGGAGCCTCTCAACCCCACCTCTTGGTTTCCGGTTACACCGCCCCCGGATCTTCTTCCATCCGGTGGACGGTCTCACGGAGTTTCCGGTCCAGGTCAGCCAGGTCTTCCGCCACTTCGTCGCGGAGCGTTTCGAACTCCTGGCGCGTTGCATGCGAGAGCCGGGCCACCTTTTCTTCCAGGTCAGCCTGCGCTTCCCGCAGGTCGGCCAGACGATCACGGTAGGCTTCGGAGGCGGCCTCCGCCTGGCCTTCGAGCCGGCTCTCCAGCCGCGCAATCCGCTGGTCCAGGTCGCGCACGTATTCCTCCGCGGCCTGCAGGAAGGCTTCCCGTTCCGTATGGGCCATCAGGCGAGCCCGCTCCAGCTCGGTTTCCAGCTCGATCAGCCGTCTTTCCATCGTGTCGCGCGTCGCCGCCAGCTCTTCGGCGGAGTGATCCGCGAGGGTATCCAGCTGGCGGGCCAGTTCCTCACGCTCTTCACGCAGGGACGCGACCGTCTCCCGGAGTTCTCCGGCTGCGGCCTCACCGGCCGCATCGACACGGGCCGAAAGCTCCTGAAGGTGCCGGTCCACTTCTTGCAGTTCACGCTCGAAGTCTTCCTGGAAGGCCGCCACCTCCTGTGCGACGTCGTTCCGGGTTTCAGCCATTTCGATCTCCTGTTGCTCCGTACACCCGACAAGCCCCAGGAACAGGCCTATCGAGCCTACGAGCAGCAAGGTTTTCATATGCATAAACATGGCGGTTCATAAAGTTTGTTTTGGGAAAGGGTGGATCAGACCACACGTCTCCTGAACAACAGCGAGACGACAAAAAGGATGAGGAAGATGAAAAAGAGAATCTTCGCGATACCGGCGGCTGCTCCGGCAATACCGCCGAAT
This window contains:
- a CDS encoding DUF1328 family protein, translated to MLRLAIIFLIVALVAAVLGFGGIAGAAAGIAKILFFIFLILFVVSLLFRRRVV